The following proteins come from a genomic window of Proteiniphilum propionicum:
- a CDS encoding L-rhamnose isomerase: protein MQGEQIRKAYEDAKAQYASLGVDIDNAIEKLNNQSISIHCWQADDVSGFENPDGELTGGIQTTGNYPGKARTISELRSDLEKVLSLIPGKHRISLHATYGDFGNEFVDRDKIEPKHFQSWIDWAKEKGVKLDFNSTFFSHKKSNSGYTLSDFDPEIRGFWKEHLRRCRKIAAEIGRQQGDPCIHNIWIPDGEKDKTVSRYEHRRLLQESLDEVLAEKISTDYLKDCIECKLFGIGSESYVVGSHEFYMGYAVKNNMMLTLDAGHFHPTEVISDKISSMLLFVPELNLHVSRPERWDSDHVVILSDELLALSQEIVRSGHINRVHVGLDYFDASINRIGAYVAGIRSTQKAMLQALLEPTPKLVELETRNKNFERLAWFEELKSMPWSAVYNYYCLQQDVPVSDAYIKEIQEYENQVTSKRN from the coding sequence ATGCAAGGAGAACAGATCAGAAAAGCATATGAGGATGCCAAGGCACAATATGCATCATTGGGAGTGGATATTGATAATGCCATCGAAAAGTTAAACAATCAATCAATTTCGATACATTGCTGGCAGGCTGATGATGTATCGGGGTTTGAAAATCCAGACGGGGAATTGACCGGGGGTATCCAGACTACCGGCAACTATCCGGGAAAAGCGCGCACTATAAGTGAGTTAAGGAGTGACCTCGAAAAAGTGCTTTCACTTATCCCGGGAAAACACAGAATAAGCCTACACGCTACATATGGTGATTTTGGCAACGAATTTGTTGATCGCGATAAGATTGAACCAAAGCATTTTCAGAGCTGGATAGATTGGGCAAAAGAAAAAGGAGTAAAGCTGGACTTTAACTCAACTTTTTTTTCACACAAGAAATCAAATAGCGGTTATACTCTTTCAGATTTTGATCCTGAGATCAGGGGATTCTGGAAAGAACATTTACGCCGGTGTAGAAAAATTGCAGCGGAGATAGGACGTCAGCAGGGTGATCCCTGTATTCATAATATATGGATTCCGGACGGAGAAAAAGATAAAACTGTTTCCCGCTACGAACACAGAAGACTTTTACAGGAGTCGCTTGATGAAGTTTTAGCAGAAAAAATCAGCACCGATTATCTGAAAGATTGTATCGAGTGCAAGCTCTTTGGCATTGGAAGCGAGAGTTATGTAGTGGGTTCACACGAATTCTATATGGGCTATGCTGTTAAAAACAACATGATGCTGACTCTGGATGCCGGACACTTCCACCCGACCGAGGTGATCTCAGATAAAATATCTTCCATGCTGCTCTTTGTTCCCGAACTAAATCTGCATGTAAGTCGTCCTGAACGGTGGGACAGCGATCACGTGGTTATTCTAAGCGATGAGCTGCTGGCTTTATCTCAAGAGATTGTTCGTTCAGGGCATATCAACCGTGTTCACGTTGGACTCGACTATTTCGATGCATCTATCAATCGTATAGGTGCATACGTAGCAGGGATCCGCTCTACACAGAAAGCCATGTTGCAAGCGCTTCTTGAACCGACCCCAAAATTAGTCGAACTGGAAACCCGGAATAAGAATTTTGAACGTTTGGCCTGGTTTGAAGAACTGAAGTCGATGCCATGGAGTGCAGTATATAACTATTATTGCCTGCAACAGGATGTTCCGGTAAGTGATGCATACATCAAAGAGATTCAAGAGTATGAAAATCAGGTAACATCTAAAAGAAATTAA
- the rhaB gene encoding rhamnulokinase: protein MNRGKLTSFLAIDIGASSGRAILGTIQDESLQLKEIRRFPNPIIEMNGRLHWDLLHQYQQIITSLQEVESEHLPIMSLGIDTWGVDFVCFGKDGEPLRMPYSYRDNHTFGAPEHFFSKIPKEEVYRKTGIQIMDFNTLFQLDTQLRQNSSIYPVIDKILFMPDALSYLLTGEMVTEYTIASTSQMVNPYSKEFDTSLLEAVKLSKDRFAPVVFSGTEIGKISSSVQRLTGLQNISVIAVAGHDTASAVLAVPADNKHFAYLSSGTWSLMGIESEKPVINKETYALNFTNEGGADGSIRLLKNICGMWLIEQCKKEWEKEDPVTYPEIVNAAKQSTPFKCFINPDSPCFTSPSSMVESIQEYCRQTGQYVPASMGEIARCIYESLAFRYKQVLQNLQELANFPIEKLHIIGGGSKNNMLNSFTANAINKPVVAGPSEATAIGNILMQAKAAGLVKNKTEIRRIVSNSSDLEVFEPSEAELWNESYQSYLNVYKEI, encoded by the coding sequence ATGAACAGAGGAAAGTTAACATCTTTTTTAGCCATAGACATTGGCGCCAGCAGCGGAAGAGCCATATTGGGAACTATTCAGGATGAAAGTCTGCAATTGAAGGAGATCAGGCGTTTTCCCAATCCTATAATCGAAATGAATGGCCGTTTGCATTGGGATCTTCTCCATCAGTATCAACAAATTATAACATCGCTGCAAGAGGTTGAATCTGAGCATTTACCAATTATGTCTCTTGGTATCGACACTTGGGGAGTAGATTTCGTTTGTTTCGGAAAGGATGGAGAGCCGTTACGGATGCCTTACAGCTACCGCGACAATCATACTTTTGGAGCACCGGAACATTTTTTCTCAAAAATACCAAAAGAAGAGGTGTACAGAAAGACGGGGATACAAATTATGGACTTTAATACTCTCTTTCAATTAGACACCCAACTGAGACAAAATTCTTCAATTTACCCTGTTATTGACAAGATACTATTTATGCCTGATGCATTGTCCTATCTGTTAACAGGAGAAATGGTGACGGAATACACAATTGCTTCCACTTCGCAAATGGTAAACCCCTACTCCAAAGAATTCGACACTTCACTGCTTGAAGCAGTAAAACTATCCAAAGATCGGTTTGCTCCTGTCGTTTTCTCAGGAACAGAGATTGGAAAGATATCATCATCTGTACAGCGTTTAACCGGGCTGCAGAATATCTCGGTCATTGCTGTTGCCGGTCACGATACCGCTTCAGCAGTACTGGCTGTCCCGGCAGATAATAAGCACTTTGCCTATTTAAGTTCAGGCACCTGGTCGTTAATGGGTATTGAATCTGAAAAACCGGTTATCAACAAAGAGACCTATGCACTTAATTTCACGAACGAAGGAGGTGCCGACGGTTCAATCCGCCTACTAAAGAATATTTGTGGCATGTGGTTGATTGAACAGTGTAAAAAGGAATGGGAAAAAGAAGATCCTGTTACCTATCCAGAAATTGTTAATGCAGCAAAACAGTCTACACCTTTCAAATGCTTTATCAATCCAGATTCACCTTGTTTCACAAGCCCATCATCTATGGTGGAATCTATTCAGGAGTATTGCAGGCAAACCGGTCAATATGTACCGGCATCCATGGGGGAGATTGCACGCTGCATATACGAAAGCCTGGCATTCAGGTATAAACAGGTGTTACAGAATCTTCAGGAGTTGGCCAATTTCCCTATAGAGAAGCTACATATTATTGGCGGTGGCTCAAAAAACAACATGCTTAATTCATTTACTGCCAATGCCATAAATAAGCCGGTAGTTGCTGGCCCATCGGAGGCAACAGCTATCGGGAACATTCTTATGCAGGCTAAGGCAGCGGGACTGGTTAAAAATAAAACTGAGATACGGCGCATAGTCAGCAACTCTTCAGATCTTGAAGTATTTGAACCCTCAGAGGCAGAATTATGGAATGAAAGCTATCAAAGCTATCTGAATGTATATAAAGAGATTTAA
- a CDS encoding dihydrolipoamide acetyltransferase family protein, with the protein MATLIIMPRQGQSVESCIITEIKKKKGDSVEKGDILFSYETDKASFEESSPVDGFVLACFYGEGDEVPVLDNMMVIGDSGEDISSLLAESPAASLDNETASPYGDIVSSGSASAGLAIEAGDTFHSAPGLTMESPLQEPLVSPAGAHRVERHYVTPRAGKLAERHSLDASVLQGSGPGGRVMERDVESALEKRPKMTALAREVSWEQQVLTPLSPGSGLGGRVRASDLSAPVDTPYGVDYEDRKISNMRKLIARSMHSSLQNSAQLTHHLGADARRILSLRKRAKAAHEEGLLEENITLNDMVCFAVIKALKKFPNVNSHFLGEKIRYFNKVHLGLAVDTDRGLMVPVVRNADDLSLPGLSLQLKEVASACRGGSVNPDILASESGTFTVSNLGNYGVEMFTPVINLPQSAILGVNTIVPRPKDMGDGVYAFVPYIGLSLTYDHRSLDGGEATRFLKQIATEIENLEIDVLA; encoded by the coding sequence ATGGCAACATTGATAATCATGCCCAGGCAGGGTCAATCTGTAGAAAGCTGTATCATAACAGAAATAAAAAAGAAAAAGGGTGATTCCGTTGAAAAGGGAGACATTTTGTTTTCCTACGAAACTGATAAAGCCAGCTTTGAAGAGTCGTCACCTGTCGATGGATTTGTGTTGGCCTGTTTTTACGGCGAGGGCGACGAGGTGCCCGTATTGGATAATATGATGGTTATCGGCGATTCAGGAGAAGATATATCCTCATTGCTTGCCGAAAGCCCGGCAGCGAGTTTAGATAATGAAACAGCTTCTCCCTATGGAGATATCGTTTCATCCGGATCAGCATCAGCCGGCCTTGCCATAGAGGCAGGTGATACCTTTCATTCCGCTCCTGGTTTAACCATGGAATCACCGTTGCAAGAGCCCCTTGTAAGTCCGGCAGGTGCTCATCGGGTAGAGCGGCATTACGTCACACCGCGAGCAGGAAAGCTCGCAGAACGTCATTCACTTGATGCATCCGTTCTTCAGGGTAGCGGTCCCGGTGGCCGTGTGATGGAACGTGATGTGGAGTCAGCACTGGAGAAACGCCCGAAGATGACCGCCCTTGCCAGGGAGGTGTCCTGGGAGCAGCAGGTACTTACCCCACTTTCTCCGGGTAGCGGCCTTGGCGGCAGAGTGCGAGCCTCCGATCTAAGTGCGCCGGTTGATACCCCCTACGGGGTAGATTACGAAGATAGGAAGATCTCTAATATGCGCAAGCTTATTGCCCGCTCGATGCATTCTTCGCTGCAGAACTCGGCACAGCTGACACACCATCTTGGAGCCGATGCAAGGCGTATCCTGTCTCTGCGCAAAAGAGCCAAGGCCGCCCATGAAGAAGGTCTTCTGGAAGAAAACATAACCCTGAACGACATGGTCTGCTTCGCGGTTATCAAAGCCCTGAAAAAATTCCCCAATGTGAACAGTCATTTTCTGGGAGAAAAGATTCGTTATTTCAATAAGGTTCACCTCGGCCTTGCCGTTGATACCGACCGTGGTTTGATGGTGCCTGTCGTGCGCAATGCTGATGACCTGTCCCTCCCCGGCCTCTCTTTACAGCTTAAAGAGGTTGCTTCGGCCTGTCGTGGAGGTAGTGTGAATCCCGATATTCTCGCTTCCGAGTCGGGCACCTTCACCGTGTCCAACCTGGGTAACTACGGGGTAGAGATGTTTACACCGGTTATCAACCTGCCTCAGTCCGCCATTCTTGGAGTCAATACCATCGTCCCCCGTCCTAAAGATATGGGTGACGGCGTTTATGCCTTTGTCCCCTATATTGGCCTGAGCCTTACCTACGACCATCGCTCGCTTGATGGCGGTGAAGCCACCCGCTTCCTTAAGCAGATAGCTACGGAGATTGAGAATCTTGAAATTGATGTGCTGGCTTGA
- the lpdA gene encoding dihydrolipoyl dehydrogenase: MIDLLIIGGGPAGYVAAERAGEKGLKVVLFEKKAIGGVCLNEGCIPTKTLLYSAKLYENALHGDKYGVFGDNIRFDYQKMVSRKKKVVRKLVLGVENKMKLNHVAVVKGEAFIKGRSSSGIEVTCNGESYMGRNLLVCTGSESAVPPIPGLREAGDTVLTNREILELTERPESLVVIGGGVIGMEFASFYNSLGTKVTVIEMLPEILGGLDFEISAMLRSIYAKKGIDFHLNAKVVQVEGNSVVFDKDGETHHVEGERILLSVGRRPVTQGFGLENLGLELLRGGIKVDEKMRTNVPGVYAAGDVTGFSLLAHTASREGEVVVNNLTGRNDIMRYNAIPGVVYTNPEVAGVGETEESARSRNIAYRVAKLQMTYSGRFVAENEGGNGICKVLVGEKHGEVIGVHMLGNPSSEIIYGACLAIEQEMTLKEMQEVVFPHPTVSEIFKEVVFSF, translated from the coding sequence ATGATAGATTTACTGATTATTGGGGGAGGCCCGGCCGGTTATGTAGCGGCCGAAAGAGCCGGTGAAAAGGGACTAAAGGTAGTACTTTTCGAGAAAAAAGCTATAGGCGGGGTGTGCTTAAACGAGGGATGTATCCCTACCAAGACATTACTCTACAGTGCAAAGCTATACGAGAATGCATTGCATGGGGACAAGTATGGAGTCTTCGGAGATAACATCCGTTTCGACTATCAGAAGATGGTCTCCCGTAAAAAGAAGGTGGTTCGCAAATTAGTTCTAGGCGTTGAGAACAAGATGAAATTGAACCATGTTGCCGTGGTAAAGGGTGAAGCCTTTATCAAAGGGCGTTCATCATCCGGTATTGAAGTAACCTGTAACGGAGAAAGTTACATGGGTAGAAACCTTCTTGTCTGCACCGGTTCAGAGTCAGCCGTTCCTCCCATCCCCGGGTTAAGGGAGGCGGGAGATACCGTGTTGACCAACCGGGAGATACTGGAGTTGACCGAGCGCCCCGAATCGCTTGTGGTCATCGGTGGCGGGGTTATCGGTATGGAGTTCGCCAGTTTCTACAACAGCCTGGGTACAAAAGTTACCGTTATAGAGATGCTTCCTGAGATCCTGGGAGGCCTCGATTTCGAGATTTCTGCGATGCTGCGTAGCATCTACGCGAAAAAAGGAATTGACTTCCATCTCAATGCCAAAGTGGTTCAGGTTGAAGGCAACAGTGTTGTTTTCGATAAAGATGGCGAAACCCATCATGTGGAAGGGGAAAGAATACTCCTAAGCGTTGGGCGACGCCCGGTAACTCAAGGTTTTGGTCTGGAAAACCTGGGATTAGAGTTATTGCGTGGTGGTATCAAGGTAGATGAGAAGATGCGTACCAATGTACCCGGCGTGTATGCCGCGGGCGATGTTACGGGCTTTTCGTTACTTGCCCATACTGCAAGCCGCGAAGGAGAGGTTGTTGTCAACAACCTTACCGGCAGGAACGATATCATGCGCTACAATGCCATCCCCGGTGTGGTCTATACAAATCCTGAAGTAGCTGGAGTGGGGGAGACAGAGGAGTCCGCCCGGTCCAGAAATATTGCTTATAGGGTTGCAAAACTCCAGATGACATATTCCGGTCGTTTTGTAGCTGAGAACGAGGGTGGCAACGGAATTTGCAAAGTGCTTGTGGGAGAGAAGCATGGCGAGGTTATCGGGGTTCACATGTTGGGAAACCCCAGCAGTGAGATCATCTACGGCGCCTGCCTTGCAATAGAACAGGAGATGACCCTTAAAGAGATGCAGGAGGTCGTTTTCCCACATCCCACGGTCAGCGAGATCTTCAAAGAGGTCGTTTTTTCGTTTTAA
- a CDS encoding alpha-ketoacid dehydrogenase subunit alpha/beta: MPKVQPIDPSEVRKAGFVEFQPIAVNQYQKTVKDELANFTPGEFMSIYHDMVLIREFETMLNLIKTKGEYNGTQYNHPGPAHLSVGQESAAVGMAWTLGVDDFIFGSHRSHGEILAKGMSAIHKLTDSELMKIMKEFFGGSVLKIVEKDFNGTTRELARRFLVYGTLAEIFARETGFNKGLGGSMHAFFTPFGVYPNNAIVGGSGDIAVGAALYKKVNRKPGLVVANIGDASLACGPVWEGITFAAMDQFRELWEGDMNGGLPVIINIMNNQYGMGGQTDGETMGYGIAARVGAGVNPDQMHAERVDGYNPLAVIDAYKRKRKVIEDKRGPVLLDVLTYRFSGHSPSDASSYRTKEEVEAWESHDCILSYGRQLIDAGLASQSDLDSIRVDIEGLMNGMFLKAIDDEISPRMENAEIIGDMMFSNGSVDSFSDAKPEVLLPMEENPRVKKISNKERFAFDSEGKPFSKMKQFQLRDGIFEAIIDRFYKDASLIAYGEENRDWGGAFGVYGGLTESLPYHRLFNSPISEASIAGTAIGYAMCGGRVIPEIMYCDFIGRAGDEIFNQLPKWQAMSGNVLKMPVVVRVSVGSKYGAQHSQDWTSLVAHIPGIKVCFPVTPYDAKGLMNAALQGTDPVIFFESQRIYDIGEQFHEGGVPEGYYELPIGEPDVKKEGKDITFLTVGHTLYPALKAAEILEEKYGMSAEVIDARSLVPFNYEHVIASVKKTGKIIVAGDATTRGSFLNDLASNIGQLAFDWLDAPVCVLGSRNWITPAHELESAFFPQPGWFIDIIHERIQPFAGYVAGQNFTNGEIIRRAKKGV, encoded by the coding sequence ATGCCAAAAGTACAACCCATTGATCCTTCTGAAGTCCGCAAGGCCGGCTTCGTGGAGTTTCAACCTATTGCGGTTAATCAGTATCAAAAAACCGTTAAGGATGAGTTAGCCAATTTCACACCAGGCGAGTTCATGTCAATTTACCATGACATGGTTTTGATTCGTGAGTTCGAGACCATGTTGAACCTGATAAAAACCAAGGGAGAATACAACGGTACTCAGTACAACCATCCTGGTCCGGCTCATCTGTCCGTGGGGCAGGAGTCCGCAGCCGTGGGTATGGCATGGACACTGGGAGTGGATGATTTTATTTTCGGCAGCCACCGCTCTCATGGCGAAATCCTTGCCAAGGGTATGTCAGCAATTCATAAGCTTACTGACTCGGAACTGATGAAAATCATGAAGGAGTTTTTCGGCGGTTCCGTTCTGAAAATCGTTGAGAAGGATTTCAACGGGACAACCAGGGAACTTGCGCGCCGCTTTCTGGTCTATGGTACCCTTGCCGAGATCTTTGCGCGGGAAACTGGTTTCAACAAGGGCCTTGGCGGCTCTATGCATGCCTTCTTCACACCATTCGGTGTCTATCCTAACAATGCTATCGTGGGTGGCTCCGGAGATATTGCCGTTGGTGCGGCACTCTACAAGAAGGTGAACCGCAAGCCGGGACTTGTTGTAGCCAATATCGGCGATGCATCTCTTGCGTGCGGCCCTGTCTGGGAAGGCATCACCTTTGCCGCAATGGACCAGTTCCGTGAGCTTTGGGAAGGAGATATGAATGGTGGCCTGCCGGTGATCATCAACATCATGAACAACCAGTATGGTATGGGAGGGCAGACCGATGGTGAGACTATGGGTTACGGCATTGCTGCCCGCGTGGGCGCCGGGGTGAATCCCGATCAGATGCACGCCGAACGTGTTGATGGTTACAACCCGTTGGCGGTAATCGACGCCTATAAGCGTAAACGTAAGGTAATAGAGGATAAGAGAGGGCCCGTACTGCTTGACGTGCTGACCTACCGCTTCAGTGGCCACTCCCCGTCCGATGCTTCCTCATACCGTACCAAAGAAGAGGTTGAAGCGTGGGAGTCCCATGATTGCATCCTCAGCTACGGTCGCCAGCTTATTGATGCAGGTTTGGCCTCTCAATCTGATCTTGATTCAATCCGTGTTGATATAGAAGGGCTGATGAACGGCATGTTCCTTAAAGCGATTGATGATGAAATCTCTCCAAGGATGGAGAATGCTGAAATTATTGGCGATATGATGTTCTCGAACGGTTCTGTTGATTCTTTCTCGGATGCAAAGCCAGAAGTGTTGCTGCCGATGGAGGAGAACCCGAGGGTGAAGAAGATCTCTAATAAAGAGCGTTTTGCCTTCGACTCAGAGGGGAAGCCATTCAGCAAGATGAAGCAGTTCCAGCTTCGTGACGGGATCTTCGAAGCGATAATCGACCGTTTCTATAAAGATGCATCGCTTATTGCTTACGGAGAGGAGAACCGCGACTGGGGAGGTGCTTTTGGTGTTTACGGTGGGCTCACCGAGTCTCTTCCCTATCACCGTCTTTTCAACTCGCCCATCTCCGAGGCATCTATCGCAGGTACCGCCATCGGCTATGCGATGTGCGGTGGTCGTGTAATCCCGGAGATTATGTATTGCGATTTCATTGGGCGTGCGGGTGATGAGATCTTCAACCAGCTTCCCAAGTGGCAGGCAATGAGCGGCAACGTTTTAAAGATGCCTGTTGTGGTACGTGTCTCGGTCGGTTCTAAATACGGTGCTCAGCACTCACAGGACTGGACCTCGCTTGTAGCGCATATTCCGGGCATCAAGGTTTGTTTCCCCGTGACGCCTTACGATGCCAAGGGACTTATGAACGCTGCGCTTCAGGGAACCGACCCGGTGATCTTCTTCGAGAGCCAGCGTATTTATGATATCGGAGAACAGTTTCATGAAGGGGGTGTTCCTGAGGGATATTACGAACTGCCTATCGGTGAGCCGGATGTAAAGAAAGAAGGCAAAGACATTACTTTCCTTACTGTCGGCCATACGCTTTACCCCGCTTTGAAGGCGGCAGAGATACTGGAAGAGAAGTACGGGATGAGTGCCGAAGTGATTGATGCCCGCTCGCTGGTTCCTTTCAATTACGAGCACGTGATAGCATCGGTTAAGAAGACAGGTAAGATCATCGTAGCCGGTGATGCTACCACCCGAGGTTCGTTCCTGAACGATCTGGCAAGCAATATCGGGCAGCTGGCTTTCGACTGGCTGGATGCCCCTGTCTGTGTGCTGGGTTCGCGTAACTGGATAACCCCGGCACATGAACTTGAAAGTGCTTTTTTCCCCCAGCCGGGATGGTTTATCGATATTATTCATGAGCGGATACAGCCTTTCGCAGGTTATGTTGCAGGGCAAAACTTCACCAACGGGGAGATTATCAGAAGGGCGAAAAAAGGTGTTTAA
- a CDS encoding PHP domain-containing protein, with protein MNFVNVNVHLHTPYSFSAFSDIDDALDRAVAENVKVVGINDFYTTEGYEEWADGCRKRGLYPLFGIEFISLNEEDQKAGLRVNDPGNPGRTYVSGKGLACPFRLTEPFASQLADVRTKANKQVEAMCEKLNGILTGKNAGFILDIDWIKDNLTKGSVRERHLAKALRLKVYENCSGNPTSIKNLLKEIFDGKELKSTTENLAGVENEIRANLLKSGGLAFVPETAEAFLPMQTVCKIILEAGGIPTYPFLADDAQGNYTDFERDLEHVAEQLTERGFHSVEFITTRNDMNLLENYASYLHDQGFIVTLGSEHNSPSMEPIELFARNQTPLSDKLIRINYEGACVIAAHQHLVTQGLSGYVDEQGNADRSKRGEFVKLGDELIRNRVGKQ; from the coding sequence ATGAACTTTGTAAATGTAAACGTACATCTGCACACTCCTTACTCGTTTAGTGCCTTCAGCGATATAGACGATGCGCTGGATAGAGCAGTCGCAGAGAATGTGAAGGTGGTAGGTATCAACGATTTTTACACTACCGAAGGTTACGAAGAGTGGGCGGATGGTTGCCGCAAACGCGGACTTTATCCCCTATTCGGCATTGAGTTTATTAGCCTGAACGAAGAAGATCAAAAAGCAGGTTTGCGGGTGAATGATCCCGGGAATCCTGGGCGGACGTATGTCAGCGGGAAAGGCTTGGCGTGTCCGTTTCGTTTGACTGAGCCATTTGCATCGCAGTTGGCTGATGTTCGCACTAAAGCCAACAAGCAGGTGGAAGCGATGTGTGAAAAATTGAACGGAATTCTTACCGGTAAAAATGCCGGATTTATACTCGATATAGATTGGATTAAAGATAATCTTACTAAGGGTTCTGTTCGTGAACGTCATCTGGCGAAGGCCTTGCGTTTGAAAGTTTACGAAAACTGCAGTGGTAACCCAACGAGTATAAAGAACCTGCTAAAAGAGATTTTCGATGGGAAAGAGCTGAAATCGACAACCGAAAATCTTGCAGGTGTAGAGAATGAGATCCGTGCTAATCTTTTGAAATCTGGCGGCTTGGCTTTTGTTCCCGAGACTGCTGAAGCTTTTCTTCCGATGCAGACGGTTTGCAAAATCATTCTTGAGGCAGGGGGAATACCTACATATCCTTTTTTAGCGGATGATGCTCAGGGAAATTATACAGATTTTGAGCGCGACTTGGAACATGTAGCAGAACAACTGACCGAGCGTGGGTTTCATTCCGTGGAATTTATTACCACCCGAAACGATATGAACTTGCTGGAGAACTATGCTTCGTACCTTCACGACCAGGGTTTTATCGTAACCCTGGGCAGTGAACACAATTCTCCGTCAATGGAACCCATTGAACTTTTTGCCCGCAACCAGACTCCATTATCGGATAAATTGATACGGATAAACTACGAAGGGGCGTGTGTTATTGCAGCTCATCAGCATTTGGTTACCCAGGGGCTGAGTGGTTATGTGGATGAACAGGGAAACGCTGACCGCTCGAAAAGAGGTGAATTCGTGAAATTGGGAGATGAGTTAATAAGAAACAGAGTCGGAAAACAATAA